CCGCACGGAGCCGGTACGAAGAACTGGCCCGTCAGATCAGCGCCGTCGGAGCCGTCAAACGGGGCCTCGCCCGCATCCTGCCCGCCGAGTGTCCCGGTGGCTCGGCCACCGTGCTGACGCTGCTGAACAAGTACGGCGAGATGCGGATCACGCGCCTGGCCGAACTCCTGGCCGTGGACATGTCGGTGACCAGCCGTCATGTGGCCCACGCCGTGGAGAACGGCTGGCTGGAGCGGCTCGCGGACCCGACGGACAAGCGGTCCCGCATCCTGCGGCTGACCCCCGCGGGCGTGGAACTGCTCGACGACCTGAACCGGCGGACGACCGAGATGTTCGCCCGCAACCTCACCGACTGGACCGACGAGGAAGTCGGACAACTCAACACGTTGCTGTCCCGGCTGCGCGACAGTTTCTCCTGCCGCGGCACCGGTGGATGCGTCCCCGGGAAGCACAGCGGCGACTGCCGCGCCGGGCACAGCGACGACTCGTACACCCGTACACCCGTGTAACAGAAGCAAAGACAAGGAACTCCATGGCTACGACCACACCATCCGGTGTGCGGGGCGGCCACGCCAAGCACGGGGCGGCCGAAGCCCCTGCCGGCACGCCGATGACACACCGGCAGATCATGGAAGCGCTGACCGGGCTGCTGCTCGGCATGTTCGTCGCGATCCTGTCGTCGACGGTCGTTTCCAACGCCCTTCCGGAGATCATCTCCGACCTCGGCGGCGGCCAGAGCGCCTACACCTGGGTCGTCACGGCCTCACTGCTGGCCATGACCGCCACCACCCCCCTGTGGGGCAAGCTGGCCGACCTCTTCAGCAAGAAGCTGCTCGTCCAGATAGCCCTGATCATCTACGTGGGCGGCTCCGTAGTGGCCGGCCTCTCGACCAGCAGCGGCATGCTCATCACCTGCCGCGTCGTGCAGGGCATCGGCGTCGGCGGTCTCTCCGCCCTCGCCCAGATCGTGATGGCCGCGATGATCTCCCCGCGCGAGCGCGGGCGCTACAGCGGCTACCTCGGCGCGGTCTTCGCCGTCGCCACCGTGGGCGGTCCGCTGCTCGGCGGCGTCATCACCGACACCAGCTGGATGGGCTGGCGCTGGTGCTTCTACGTGGGCGTGCCGTTCGCGGTCATCGCGCTCATCGTGCTGCAGAAGACGCTGAAGCTCCCGGTGGTCAAGCGGGACGTCAAGGTCGACTGGCTGGGCGCCTTCTTCGTCAGCGCCGCCGTCTGCCTGCTTCTCGTCTGGGTGACCTTCGCGGGCGACAAGTACGACTGGATCTCCTGGCAGACCTGGACCATGCTCGCGGGCACCGCCCTGCTCGCCCTGGTCTTCGTCTTCGTCGAGTCCCGGGCCAGCGAGCCGATCATCCCGCTGCGCCTCTTCCGCAACCGCACCATCACGCTGGCCTCGCTGGCCTCGCTGTTCGTCGGTATCGCGATGTTCGCGGGCACCGTCTTCTTCAGCCAGTACTTCCAGCTGGCGCGTGACAAGTCGCCGACGATGTCCGGCGTCATGACCATCCCGATGATCGCCGGCCTCTTCCTGTCGTCGACGCTCTCGGGCCAGATCATCACCAAGACGGGCCGCTGGAAGGCCTGGCTGGTCAGCGGTGGCTTCCTGCTCACGGCCGGCCTCGGCATGCTGGGCACCATCCGGTACGACACGGAGTACTGGCACATCGCGGTCTACATGTTCGTGATGGGTCTCGGCGTCGGCATGATGATGCAGAACCTGGTGCTCGCCACGCAGAACCAGGTGGCCCCGGCCGACCTGGGCGCGGCCAGCTCCGTCGTCACGTTCTTCCGTTCGCTCGGTGGTGCGATCGGCGTCTCGGCGCTCGGCGCCATCCTGGGCAACCGGGTCACCCACTACGTCCAGGACGGGCTCACCGCCCTCGGCCCCGAGGGTGCGGCGCTCGGCCACGGCGGCACCGGGGGCGGGGCCATCCCCGACCTGGACGCACTGCCTCCCGTGCTGCGCACGGTCATGGAGGCCGCCTACGGCCACGGTGTCGGAGACGTCTTCCTGTACTCCGCCCCGGCCGCGCTCGTCGCCTTCCTCCTGACGCTCTTCATCAAGGAGGTCGCCCTGAAGACGAACGCCGCGAACGACAAGGCCGGGGAGCCCGCGGTGGAAGCCGTGCCGGAGCCCGCCCTGGCCACCGTCGGCGCGGCGGCCCCCGCCGGTGCGCCGGCCGCCTCCCCGGCGGACCCCGCCCAGGACGCCGTCCAGGAGTCCCCGCAGGCCGCCCCGGTGGCCGCGGAGACGACGACGGTCTTCCACGGCACCCCCGTCCGCGGTGTGGTGCGGGGCGCCGAGGGCGCTCCCGTCGCCCGGGCCGCGGTCACGCTGATCTCGCTGGGCGGCCGTCAGCTGGGGCGGTCCGTCGCCCAGGCCGACGGGTCCTACGTCCTGGACGCGCCGGGCTCCGGCTCCTACGTCCTGATCGCCTCCGCGGACGGCTTCCAGCCCCAGGCGTCCACCGTGGTCGTCGGCGACGAGCCGCTGGCCTACGACATCCTGCTGGCCGGCACGAGCGGCCTGTCCGGGACGGTGCGGACCGCCGAGGGCGGCTCACCGGTCGAGGGCGCGATGGTCGTGGTCACCGATGTACGCGGCGACGTGCTGGCCACCGGGGCCTCCGGTGACACGGGCGAGTTCGCCTTCGGCGAGCTGGTCCCCGGTTCGGTGACGGTCGCCGTGACCGCCGCCGGGTTCCGGCCGCTGGCCCTGCCGGTGGAGATCGGCGGCCAGGGCGTCACCCGGGTCGACGCGGTGCTCCGGGCCGGGGCACTGGTCCGGGGGACCGTGCGGGCGGGTGCCGGTCCGGCGCCGCTGTCCGACGCCCGGGTCACGCTGATCGACGCGGCGGGCAACGTGGTCGCCACCGCGACGACCGGGGAGGACGGCGTCTACGCCTTCACCGACCTGGACGCCGGTGAGTACTCCGTGATCGCGACCGGCTACCCGCCGGTGGCCGGATCGCTCACCGTGACCGGCGGCGGCGTCGACGGCCACGACATCGAGCTCGCCCACCCGGGCGAGTAGACACGGAAGATCCACAAAGACCCCTGGCGGTACAGCGCTTCGAGCGGAGAGGCTGACACCGCCGGTGGAAACGGGCCCCGTGGCGGGAACGGCAGGCAGGGGACGGCCTGCCGTCCCCGCCCGGGGCCCGACTCGTTGGTCAGCGGTCCGGGTCCGGGCCTCCGCGTCCGGACCCCCGGGCCCGGACCGCTGATCCGTCGAGTCACTACGCGAGTGAGCAAGGAGAAAGAACGGTATGGGACTTCGCGCACACGTACGCACCCGGGACGGCTGGGCCGTCCAGCACGCGGTCGTGACGGTGACCGACATGACGGGCACGCAGGTGGCCCGGGCCACCGCCGACGAGGACGGAGCCGTCCGCACCGACGAGCGCCTCCCGGCCGGCGCCTACACGGTGATCGTCACCGCGGTCGGGTACGCCCCCGCCGCGTCCACCGCGCTGGTCACGGCCAGTGGCCGGGTCGAGGCGGGCACCGTG
This DNA window, taken from Streptomyces nitrosporeus, encodes the following:
- a CDS encoding MarR family winged helix-turn-helix transcriptional regulator — its product is MAARSRYEELARQISAVGAVKRGLARILPAECPGGSATVLTLLNKYGEMRITRLAELLAVDMSVTSRHVAHAVENGWLERLADPTDKRSRILRLTPAGVELLDDLNRRTTEMFARNLTDWTDEEVGQLNTLLSRLRDSFSCRGTGGCVPGKHSGDCRAGHSDDSYTRTPV
- a CDS encoding MFS transporter, with the protein product MATTTPSGVRGGHAKHGAAEAPAGTPMTHRQIMEALTGLLLGMFVAILSSTVVSNALPEIISDLGGGQSAYTWVVTASLLAMTATTPLWGKLADLFSKKLLVQIALIIYVGGSVVAGLSTSSGMLITCRVVQGIGVGGLSALAQIVMAAMISPRERGRYSGYLGAVFAVATVGGPLLGGVITDTSWMGWRWCFYVGVPFAVIALIVLQKTLKLPVVKRDVKVDWLGAFFVSAAVCLLLVWVTFAGDKYDWISWQTWTMLAGTALLALVFVFVESRASEPIIPLRLFRNRTITLASLASLFVGIAMFAGTVFFSQYFQLARDKSPTMSGVMTIPMIAGLFLSSTLSGQIITKTGRWKAWLVSGGFLLTAGLGMLGTIRYDTEYWHIAVYMFVMGLGVGMMMQNLVLATQNQVAPADLGAASSVVTFFRSLGGAIGVSALGAILGNRVTHYVQDGLTALGPEGAALGHGGTGGGAIPDLDALPPVLRTVMEAAYGHGVGDVFLYSAPAALVAFLLTLFIKEVALKTNAANDKAGEPAVEAVPEPALATVGAAAPAGAPAASPADPAQDAVQESPQAAPVAAETTTVFHGTPVRGVVRGAEGAPVARAAVTLISLGGRQLGRSVAQADGSYVLDAPGSGSYVLIASADGFQPQASTVVVGDEPLAYDILLAGTSGLSGTVRTAEGGSPVEGAMVVVTDVRGDVLATGASGDTGEFAFGELVPGSVTVAVTAAGFRPLALPVEIGGQGVTRVDAVLRAGALVRGTVRAGAGPAPLSDARVTLIDAAGNVVATATTGEDGVYAFTDLDAGEYSVIATGYPPVAGSLTVTGGGVDGHDIELAHPGE